A stretch of the Vitis vinifera cultivar Pinot Noir 40024 chromosome 16, ASM3070453v1 genome encodes the following:
- the LOC132252687 gene encoding uncharacterized protein LOC132252687: protein MEYKEMEAYVNQQREKWKTYGCTIMSDGWTGPTKLSIINFMVYSKGTTVFLKSVDASNYIKDHKYIYELLKTIIKEVGKENVVQIVTDNGSAFMKAGKQLMKKYNLYWTPCAAHCIDLIFEDIGKRPNVIEVINNARKITNFIYNHGWLLAQMRKYCGGDIVRPGATRFATNYIALDSLLKKRADLKKLFMSDEWAQHKLSRTKLGRELEQLLFDHTYWDRLTNIVSLYEPLYVVLQLVDSEVVPTMPFVYELMHVMKENLIRQGAGDWMFKIIQDRWQKTLKHPLHAAAYFLNPRFQYRRGVGSDPELLQAVHDVFAKLDPTTESLGQFGNEVNKKLLFLSIKQ, encoded by the exons atggagtacaaagaaatggaagcttatgtgaaccaacaaagggaaaaatggaagacatatgggtgcacaataatgtcagatggatggacagggcccacgaaattaagtattattaatttcatggtttattctaAAGGGACCACGGTGTTCCTTAAGTCAGTCGATGCATCGAACTATATCAAAGACCACAAGTATATATATGAGCTTTTGAAGACTATTATCAAAGAAGTCGGTAAggaaaatgtggtccaaattgtcacagataatgggtcggcattcatgaaagcagggaaacaattgatgaagaagtatAACTTATATTGGACTCCGTGTGCGGCACACTGCATCGacttaatctttgaagacatCGGTAAAAGACCCAATGTTATCGAGGTGATAAACAATGCTCGCAAGAtaactaacttcatttacaatcatggttggttactagcacaaatgagaaagtattgtggtggagacattgttcgaccaggagctacaaggtttgctaccaattatattgctcttgacagtcttctaaaaaaaagggctgatttgaaaaaattgtttatgagtgatgaatggGCACAACACAAACTCAGTCGAACAAAACTTGGACGAGAATTGGAGCAATTATTGTTTGACCATACGTATTGGGACAGATtgacaaatatagtttcattatatgagccATTATATGTGGTGCTTCAACTTGTGGATTctgaagttgttcccacaatgccatttgtgtacgAGCTTATGCACGTGATGAAAGAGAACCTTATTCGTCAAGGAGCTGGAGATTGgatgttcaaaataatacaagatcgttggcagaaaacactaaaacatccacttcatgcagcag catacttcttgaatccaagatttcaatataggcgtggagttggtagtgatccGGAACTACTTCAAGCTGTTCATgatgtttttgcaaaattagatccaactactgaatcgcttggtcaatttggaaatgaggtgaataaaaaattgttatttttgtcaataaaacaataa